The Aureimonas populi genome includes the window GGAGAAGATCGGCCGCATCATCGGGGTGATCGACGAGATCGCCTTCCAGACCAATCTTCTGGCGCTGAACGCGGGCGTCGAGGCGGCGCGTGCGGGCGAGGCGGGCCGGGGCTTTGCGGTGGTGGCGCAGGAGGTGCGCGGGCTCGCCCAGCGCTCGGCCGAGGCCGCCAAGGAGATCAAGGAGTTGATCTCGGCCTCGCGCACCCAGGTGGGCAGCGGGGTGGAGCTGGTCTCGGCCTCCGGCCGCAGCCTGCAGGAGATCGTGGCGCAGGTGGCCGAGATGAGCGCCACCGTCACCGCCATCGCCCGCTCGGCCCGCGAGCAGGCGGTGAGCCTGAAGGAGGTTTCCACCGCCGCCGACCAGATGGACAAGGTCACCCAGCAGAACGCCGCCATGGTGGAACAGGCCACAGCCGCCGCCCAGGCGCTGGCCAGCGAGACCGACCAGCTCGCCACCCTCATCGAGCGATTCAAGACCGCCGCCACCCAGGGCCATGCCGAGCAGGCAAGGCGCGCCGGTGCCAGGACGGCGCCGCGGGCCAGTGCGATTAAAGCTTCCGTAAGCGCTCCTGTGGTCCAAATGCGCAACACGGGGCGCGGCGGCGCCGCCCCCAATCCCGCCCATGACGGTTGGGAAGAGTTCTGATGAGCGCGCAAGGATCTGGCGGCATGAAGACGGTTCTGACGGTGGACGATTCCCGCACGATGCGCGAGATGCTGCGCCGTGCATTGGGGGATGGCGGGTTCCACGTCGTGCAGGCGGAGGACGGGGTGCACGGGCTGGAGGTGCTGGGCACCTGCGCGCCCGATGTGATCGTGACCGACGTCAACATGCCGCGCATGGACGGGCTGACCTTCATCGAGGAGGTGCGCAAGGACGCAGAGCGCCGGGCCATCCCC containing:
- a CDS encoding response regulator, with translation MKTVLTVDDSRTMREMLRRALGDGGFHVVQAEDGVHGLEVLGTCAPDVIVTDVNMPRMDGLTFIEEVRKDAERRAIPILVLTTESDAQKKARARAAGATGWIVKPFDPVKLVDAVNRVSA